One window from the genome of Cervus elaphus chromosome 8, mCerEla1.1, whole genome shotgun sequence encodes:
- the TMEM39B gene encoding transmembrane protein 39B isoform X1: MGGRRGPNRTSYCRNPLCEPGSSGGSGGGHTSSASVTSVRSRTRSSSGTGLSSPPLATQTVVPLQHCKIPELPVQASILFELQLFFCQLIALFVHYINIYKTVWWYPPSHPPSHTSLNFHLIDFNLLMVTTIVLGRRFIGSIVKEASQRGKVTLFRSILLFLTRFTVLTATGWSLCRSLIHLFRTYSFLNLLFLCYPFGMYIPFLQLNCDLRKTNLFSHMAAMGPREAVSGLARSRDYLLTLRETWKQHTKQLYGPEAMPTHACCLSPSLIRSEVEFLKMDFNWRMKEVLVSAMLSAYYVAFVPVWFVKNTHYYDKRWSCELFLLVSISTSVILMQHLLPASYCDLLHKAAAHLGCWQKVDPALCSNVLQHPWTEECMWPQGVLVKHSKNVYKAVGHYNVAIPSDVSHFRFHFFFSKPLRILNILLLLEGAVIVYQLYSLMSSDKWHQTISLALILFSNYYAFFKLLRDRLVLGKAYSYSASSQRDLDHRFS; the protein is encoded by the exons ATGG GAGGACGAAGAGGTCCCAACAGGACATCCTACTGTCGAAATCCACTCTGTGAGCCAGGATCCTCTGGGGGCTCGGGTGGGGGCCACACTTCCAGCGCATCGGTCACCAGTGTCCGTTCCCGCACCAG GAGCAGTTCGGGGACGGGCCTCTCCAGCCCTCCACTGGCCACCCAGACGGTCGTGCCCCTGCAGCACTGCAAGATCCCTGAGCTGCCAGTCCAGGCCAGCATTCTGTTTGAACTGCAGCTCTTCTTCTGCCAGCTCATAGCCCTCTTCGTCCACTACATCAACATCTACAAGACAGTGTGGTGGTATCCGCCCTCCCACCCGCCCTCCCACACCTCCCTG AATTTCCACCTGATCGACTTCAACTTGCTGATGGTGACCACCATCGTTCTGGGCCGCCGCTTCATTGGGTCCATCGTGAAGGAG GCTTCTCAAAGGGGGAAGGTCACCCTCTTTCGCTCCATCCTGCTGTTCCTCACCCGTTTCACCGTTCTCACGGCAACAGGCTGGAGTCTGTGCCGCTCCCTCATTCACCTCTTCAGGACCTACTCCTTCCTGAACCTCCTGTTCCTCTGCTATCC GTTTGGGATGTACATTCCGTTCCTGCAGCTGAACTGTGACCTCCGCAAGACAAACCTCTTCAGCCACATGGCCGCCATGGGTCCCCGGGAGGCGGTCAGTGGCCTGGCGCGGAGCCGGGACTACCTGCTGACACTGCGGGAGACGTGGAAGCAGCACACGAAGCAGCTCTACGGCCCCGAGGCCATGCCCACCCACGCCTGCTGCCTGTCGCCCAGCCTCATCCGCAGCGAGGTGGAGTTCCTCAAGATGGACTTCAACTGGCGCATGAAGGAGGTGCTGGTCAGCGCCATGCTGAGCGCCTATTACGTGGCCTTTGTGCCTGTCTGGTTCGTGAAG AACACACATTACTATGACAAGCGCTGGTCCTGTGAGCTCTTCCTGCTGGTGTCCATCAGCACCTCGGTGATCCTCATGCAGCATCTGCTGCCTGCCAGCTACTGCGACCTGCTGCACAAGGCCGCTGCCCACCTGGGCTGCTGGCAGAAGGTGGACCCGGCGCTGTGCTCCAACGTGCTACAGCACCC GTGGACTGAAGAATGCATGTGGCCACAGGGAGTGCTGGTGAAGCACAGCAAGAACGTCTACAAAGCAGTGGGCCACTACAACGTGGCCATTCCCTCCGACGTCTCCCACTTCCGGTTCCAC TTCTTTTTCAGCAAACCCCTGCGGATCCTGAACATCCTTTTGCTGCTGGAGGGCGCAGTCATCGTCTACCAGCTATACTCCTTAATGTCCTCCGACAAGTGGCACCAGACCATCTCACTGGCGCTAATCCTCTTCAGCAACTATTACGCCTTCTTCAAGCTGCTGCGGGACCGCCTGGTATTGGGCAAGGCGTACTCATACTCGGCCAGCTCCCAGAGGGACCTAGACCACCGGTTCTCCTGA
- the TMEM39B gene encoding transmembrane protein 39B isoform X2, whose product MGGRRGPNRTSYCRNPLCEPGSSGGSGGGHTSSASVTSVRSRTRSSSGTGLSSPPLATQTVVPLQHCKIPELPVQASILFELQLFFCQLIALFVHYINIYKTVWWYPPSHPPSHTSLNFHLIDFNLLMVTTIVLGRRFIGSIVKEASQRGKVTLFRSILLFLTRFTVLTATGWSLCRSLIHLFRTYSFLNLLFLCYPFGMYIPFLQLNCDLRKTNLFSHMAAMGPREAVSGLARSRDYLLTLRETWKQHTKQLYGPEAMPTHACCLSPSLIRSEVEFLKMDFNWRMKEVLVSAMLSAYYVAFVPVWFVKNTHYYDKRWSCELFLLVSISTSVILMQHLLPASYCDLLHKAAAHLGCWQKVDPALCSNVLQHPWTEECMWPQGVLVKHSKNVYKAVGHYNVAIPSDVSHFRFHFPNPKEDTAHVPPKDSHTDDHLALQHTWYQIFENFGWRR is encoded by the exons ATGG GAGGACGAAGAGGTCCCAACAGGACATCCTACTGTCGAAATCCACTCTGTGAGCCAGGATCCTCTGGGGGCTCGGGTGGGGGCCACACTTCCAGCGCATCGGTCACCAGTGTCCGTTCCCGCACCAG GAGCAGTTCGGGGACGGGCCTCTCCAGCCCTCCACTGGCCACCCAGACGGTCGTGCCCCTGCAGCACTGCAAGATCCCTGAGCTGCCAGTCCAGGCCAGCATTCTGTTTGAACTGCAGCTCTTCTTCTGCCAGCTCATAGCCCTCTTCGTCCACTACATCAACATCTACAAGACAGTGTGGTGGTATCCGCCCTCCCACCCGCCCTCCCACACCTCCCTG AATTTCCACCTGATCGACTTCAACTTGCTGATGGTGACCACCATCGTTCTGGGCCGCCGCTTCATTGGGTCCATCGTGAAGGAG GCTTCTCAAAGGGGGAAGGTCACCCTCTTTCGCTCCATCCTGCTGTTCCTCACCCGTTTCACCGTTCTCACGGCAACAGGCTGGAGTCTGTGCCGCTCCCTCATTCACCTCTTCAGGACCTACTCCTTCCTGAACCTCCTGTTCCTCTGCTATCC GTTTGGGATGTACATTCCGTTCCTGCAGCTGAACTGTGACCTCCGCAAGACAAACCTCTTCAGCCACATGGCCGCCATGGGTCCCCGGGAGGCGGTCAGTGGCCTGGCGCGGAGCCGGGACTACCTGCTGACACTGCGGGAGACGTGGAAGCAGCACACGAAGCAGCTCTACGGCCCCGAGGCCATGCCCACCCACGCCTGCTGCCTGTCGCCCAGCCTCATCCGCAGCGAGGTGGAGTTCCTCAAGATGGACTTCAACTGGCGCATGAAGGAGGTGCTGGTCAGCGCCATGCTGAGCGCCTATTACGTGGCCTTTGTGCCTGTCTGGTTCGTGAAG AACACACATTACTATGACAAGCGCTGGTCCTGTGAGCTCTTCCTGCTGGTGTCCATCAGCACCTCGGTGATCCTCATGCAGCATCTGCTGCCTGCCAGCTACTGCGACCTGCTGCACAAGGCCGCTGCCCACCTGGGCTGCTGGCAGAAGGTGGACCCGGCGCTGTGCTCCAACGTGCTACAGCACCC GTGGACTGAAGAATGCATGTGGCCACAGGGAGTGCTGGTGAAGCACAGCAAGAACGTCTACAAAGCAGTGGGCCACTACAACGTGGCCATTCCCTCCGACGTCTCCCACTTCCGGTTCCAC TTCCCGAATCCAAAAGAAGACACTGCACACGTGCCGCCCAAGGACAGTCATACAGATGATCACTTAGCACTACAGCACACTTGGTACCAGATCTTTGAAAACTTTGGATGGAGAAGATAA
- the TMEM39B gene encoding transmembrane protein 39B isoform X3 — protein MVTTIVLGRRFIGSIVKEASQRGKVTLFRSILLFLTRFTVLTATGWSLCRSLIHLFRTYSFLNLLFLCYPFGMYIPFLQLNCDLRKTNLFSHMAAMGPREAVSGLARSRDYLLTLRETWKQHTKQLYGPEAMPTHACCLSPSLIRSEVEFLKMDFNWRMKEVLVSAMLSAYYVAFVPVWFVKNTHYYDKRWSCELFLLVSISTSVILMQHLLPASYCDLLHKAAAHLGCWQKVDPALCSNVLQHPWTEECMWPQGVLVKHSKNVYKAVGHYNVAIPSDVSHFRFHFFFSKPLRILNILLLLEGAVIVYQLYSLMSSDKWHQTISLALILFSNYYAFFKLLRDRLVLGKAYSYSASSQRDLDHRFS, from the exons ATGGTGACCACCATCGTTCTGGGCCGCCGCTTCATTGGGTCCATCGTGAAGGAG GCTTCTCAAAGGGGGAAGGTCACCCTCTTTCGCTCCATCCTGCTGTTCCTCACCCGTTTCACCGTTCTCACGGCAACAGGCTGGAGTCTGTGCCGCTCCCTCATTCACCTCTTCAGGACCTACTCCTTCCTGAACCTCCTGTTCCTCTGCTATCC GTTTGGGATGTACATTCCGTTCCTGCAGCTGAACTGTGACCTCCGCAAGACAAACCTCTTCAGCCACATGGCCGCCATGGGTCCCCGGGAGGCGGTCAGTGGCCTGGCGCGGAGCCGGGACTACCTGCTGACACTGCGGGAGACGTGGAAGCAGCACACGAAGCAGCTCTACGGCCCCGAGGCCATGCCCACCCACGCCTGCTGCCTGTCGCCCAGCCTCATCCGCAGCGAGGTGGAGTTCCTCAAGATGGACTTCAACTGGCGCATGAAGGAGGTGCTGGTCAGCGCCATGCTGAGCGCCTATTACGTGGCCTTTGTGCCTGTCTGGTTCGTGAAG AACACACATTACTATGACAAGCGCTGGTCCTGTGAGCTCTTCCTGCTGGTGTCCATCAGCACCTCGGTGATCCTCATGCAGCATCTGCTGCCTGCCAGCTACTGCGACCTGCTGCACAAGGCCGCTGCCCACCTGGGCTGCTGGCAGAAGGTGGACCCGGCGCTGTGCTCCAACGTGCTACAGCACCC GTGGACTGAAGAATGCATGTGGCCACAGGGAGTGCTGGTGAAGCACAGCAAGAACGTCTACAAAGCAGTGGGCCACTACAACGTGGCCATTCCCTCCGACGTCTCCCACTTCCGGTTCCAC TTCTTTTTCAGCAAACCCCTGCGGATCCTGAACATCCTTTTGCTGCTGGAGGGCGCAGTCATCGTCTACCAGCTATACTCCTTAATGTCCTCCGACAAGTGGCACCAGACCATCTCACTGGCGCTAATCCTCTTCAGCAACTATTACGCCTTCTTCAAGCTGCTGCGGGACCGCCTGGTATTGGGCAAGGCGTACTCATACTCGGCCAGCTCCCAGAGGGACCTAGACCACCGGTTCTCCTGA
- the TMEM39B gene encoding transmembrane protein 39B isoform X4, whose product MYIPFLQLNCDLRKTNLFSHMAAMGPREAVSGLARSRDYLLTLRETWKQHTKQLYGPEAMPTHACCLSPSLIRSEVEFLKMDFNWRMKEVLVSAMLSAYYVAFVPVWFVKNTHYYDKRWSCELFLLVSISTSVILMQHLLPASYCDLLHKAAAHLGCWQKVDPALCSNVLQHPWTEECMWPQGVLVKHSKNVYKAVGHYNVAIPSDVSHFRFHFFFSKPLRILNILLLLEGAVIVYQLYSLMSSDKWHQTISLALILFSNYYAFFKLLRDRLVLGKAYSYSASSQRDLDHRFS is encoded by the exons ATGTACATTCCGTTCCTGCAGCTGAACTGTGACCTCCGCAAGACAAACCTCTTCAGCCACATGGCCGCCATGGGTCCCCGGGAGGCGGTCAGTGGCCTGGCGCGGAGCCGGGACTACCTGCTGACACTGCGGGAGACGTGGAAGCAGCACACGAAGCAGCTCTACGGCCCCGAGGCCATGCCCACCCACGCCTGCTGCCTGTCGCCCAGCCTCATCCGCAGCGAGGTGGAGTTCCTCAAGATGGACTTCAACTGGCGCATGAAGGAGGTGCTGGTCAGCGCCATGCTGAGCGCCTATTACGTGGCCTTTGTGCCTGTCTGGTTCGTGAAG AACACACATTACTATGACAAGCGCTGGTCCTGTGAGCTCTTCCTGCTGGTGTCCATCAGCACCTCGGTGATCCTCATGCAGCATCTGCTGCCTGCCAGCTACTGCGACCTGCTGCACAAGGCCGCTGCCCACCTGGGCTGCTGGCAGAAGGTGGACCCGGCGCTGTGCTCCAACGTGCTACAGCACCC GTGGACTGAAGAATGCATGTGGCCACAGGGAGTGCTGGTGAAGCACAGCAAGAACGTCTACAAAGCAGTGGGCCACTACAACGTGGCCATTCCCTCCGACGTCTCCCACTTCCGGTTCCAC TTCTTTTTCAGCAAACCCCTGCGGATCCTGAACATCCTTTTGCTGCTGGAGGGCGCAGTCATCGTCTACCAGCTATACTCCTTAATGTCCTCCGACAAGTGGCACCAGACCATCTCACTGGCGCTAATCCTCTTCAGCAACTATTACGCCTTCTTCAAGCTGCTGCGGGACCGCCTGGTATTGGGCAAGGCGTACTCATACTCGGCCAGCTCCCAGAGGGACCTAGACCACCGGTTCTCCTGA